A genome region from Clupea harengus chromosome 7, Ch_v2.0.2, whole genome shotgun sequence includes the following:
- the rsph14 gene encoding radial spoke head 14 homolog translates to MGSPRISEQLPPLLDSTKAPVAFGNRALPRLSMDLQDPRLYIRQRALAALCDLVHDPERAYETIQKDSLEILKVLLKDEDAAVRTKTTEVLYLLATHNVGREAFLRYNVVGPLSDLLDEPVDACRRNMHRALKMVAEFPAGAACIVAHNLVHNLVEKVTMESVDIRALLLGTLSCCVQVNAIPALQSNGVAILREQLASESLAIRRAAASAMVGISVPIEGKQRVCEENVLPVLVRLLSDKDPEVSASAAGTIMNTAVITRGKYQALEAGAIPPLLGLVKSDIRAVSANALRALTCLAEAPPARLDLLEHLPLLRTRLSHPEPIIQRAAETAIHVISWKP, encoded by the exons ATGGGCAGCCCACGGATTTCAGAGCAACTACCCCCGCTTTTAGACTCAACAAAAGCACCAGTAGCTTTCGGGAATCGAGCACTTCCTCGGTTGTCCATGGACTTACAGGACCCTCGGCTATACATACGCCAGAGGGCGCTCGCCGCTCTCTGTGATCTTGTCCACGATCCGGAGCGGGCCTATGAGACTATTCAAAAAG ACTCTCTGGAGATACTAAAGGTTCTTCTGAAAGATGAGGATGCTGCTGTGAGGACCAAAACCACAGAGGTGCTATACCTACTGGCCACACACAATGTAGGCAG GGAGGCCTTTCTCAGATACAACGTGGTGGGTCCTCTGTCTGATTTGCTCGACGAGCCAGTGGATGCCTGCAGAAGGAACATGCACAGAGCTCTAAAAATGGTGGCCGAATTTCCTGCAG GGGCGGCCTGTATAGTGGCTCACAACCTGGTGCATAACCTGGTGGAGAAGGTGACGATGGAGAGCGTGGACATCCGGGCGCTGCTGCTGGGAACGCTGAGCTGCTGTGTGCAGGTGAACGCGATACCTGCGCTCCAGAGCAACGGTGTGGCCATCCTGCGTGAGCAGCTCGCCAGCGAGTCGCTCGCCATCCGACGAGCTGCTGCCAGTGCCATGGTGGGcatcag CGTTCCTATTGAGGGgaagcagcgtgtgtgtgaggagaatgTTCTGCCTGTCTTGGTCCGTCTGCTGTCAGATAAGGACCCAGAAGTCAGTGCCAGTGCTGCAGGGACCATCATGAACACCGCCGTCATCACCAGAG GTAAATACCAGGCACTGGAGGCCGGTGCCATCCCTCCCCTGCTGGGCCTGGTGAAGAGTGACATCCGTGCGGTGAGTGCCAATGCCCTGCGTGCCCTCACCTGCCTGGCAGAAGCCCCCCCCGCTAGGCTGGATCTGCTGGAGCACCTGCCACTGCTGAGGACCCGCCTCAGTCATCCAGAGCCCATCATCCAGCGCGCTGCTGAAACGGCCATCCATGTCATCTCCTGGAAGCCCTGA
- the LOC105889903 gene encoding dual specificity protein phosphatase 26 → MATRNYLWTSDTRRSIKPEIDYSSPGLAVMEIERLLFTGRVINSHADEVWPRLYIGDYDSAENRSELTVRGFSHIVNCAHSTRRGGPDFYKGMNITYMGIEAHDSPAYDMSVNFNKAANFIHKALNGRGKVLVHCHVGVSRSATVVLAYLMLKHNMTLVDAITTVKEGRGIIPNRGFLRQLIDLQIQLYGKHSH, encoded by the exons ATGGCTACTCGGAATTATCTTTGGACAAGCGATACCCGACGTTCAATCAAACCGGAGATTGACTACAGTTCTCCTGGACTTGCCGTTATGGAGATCGAGCGTCTCCTTTTCACCGGAAGAGTAATCAATAGTCATGCCGATGAAGTTTGGCCAAGACTTTACATAGGGGATTA TGATAGCGCAGAAAATCGCAGTGAGCTGACAGTCCGTGGCTTCTCGCATATTGTGAACTGCGCGCATAGCACCCGGCGTGGGGGCCCCGACTTCTACAAAGGCATGAACATTACATACATGGGCATCGAAGCCCACGATTCTCCTGCATACGACATGAGCGTAAACTTCAACAAGGCTGCTAACTTCATTCACAAAGCACTCAATGGAAGAG GTAAAGTCCTGGTCCATTGCCACGTAGGTGTGAGTCGCTCCGCTACAGTGGTCCTGGCTTACTTGATGCTGAAGCACAACATGACCTTGGTGGATGCCATCACTACTGTGAAGGAGGGTCGTGGCATCATTCCCAACCGCGGCTTTCTGCGACAGCTCATTGACCTGCAGATCCAACTCTATGGCAAACATAGCCACTAA
- the bag4 gene encoding BAG family molecular chaperone regulator 4 — translation MAYDTACNDRSGDPAWVMHQMQAGSKSQWPSHLNSENNNWNGTMDSTPYSGYPANYWYPQSTGPYGNACPPGTEPSGQPPYQPMTAYPNGVYNPGQYSANMLHPSNPFYCADQMPPRQPHYHNQGCPERSAGQPAPPPYPVQHCQGGPGYHPGSYQHYGEGGPTMPPNPPYPGQQAMLSRPQQPEAWPHSGGYSPSPAPQQQWQPGNQTQHGPYGNHVRPPHPPPWQGPAPPPYEHKDHQFSGQHPQARPQPMGPKPRPNTPNQAQGKPTEFSAPPQLYKSGGGKVQEPKPAQAEPPPASNQTRAPIGPQLSDNPGLARVHQVLFRAQLLQEDVDEFVGKKTDKGYRYLEELLTKELLELDSIETNGQEMIRQMRKEAVMRIQGILDQLEKKAF, via the exons ATGGCGTACGACACAGCTTGCAACGACAGGAGTGGAGATCCTGCTTGGGTCATGCATCAAATGCAAGCGGGCTCTAAATCGCAGTGGCCATCACATTTGAACTCCGAGAACAATAACTGGAACGGCACCATG GATTCGACGCCATACTCTGGATATCCCGCAAACTATTGGTATCCCCAGTCGACAGGGCCTTATGGAAATGCGTGTCCTCCAGGCACGGAGCCCAGTGGGCAACCCCCCTACCAG CCGATGACAGCTTACCCCAATGGCGTCTACAATCCTGGACAATACTCTGCAAACATGCTCCATCCTTCCAATCCGTTCTACTGTGCTGATCAAATGCCACCCAGACAACCTCATTACCACAATCAAGGCTGCCCTGAACGAAGCGCAGGACAGCCAGCCCCACCACCCTATCCTGTTCAACATTGTCAAGGG GGCCCTGGTTACCATCCAGGCTCTTACCAGCACTATGGGGAGGGGGGTCCCACAATGCCCCCCAATCCTCCTTACCCGGGGCAGCAGGCCATGCTCTCCAGACCGCAGCAACCAGAAGCCTGGCCTCATTCTGGGGGCTATAGCCCTTCCCCAGCCCCACAACAGCAATGGCAGCCTGGAAACCAGACGCAGCACGGTCCCTATGGCAACCATGTCAGGCCTCCCCATCCCCCACCGTGGCAAGGACCTGCCCCCCCTCCATATGAGCACAAG GACCATCAGTTCTCTGGACAGCACCCACAGGCTCGGCCACAACCAATGGGGCCCAAACCTCGACCCAACACGCCAAACCAAGCCCAGGGCAAGCCCACAGAGTTCAGTGCGCCCCCTCAACTTTACAAGTCGGGAGGTGGCAAGGTGCAGGAACCTAAACCAGCTCAAGCGGAGCCTCCTCCAGCGTCCAACCAAACCAGAGCTCCGATTGGCCCCCAGCTGAGTGACAACCCCGGTCTGGCCCGCGTTCACCAGGTCCTGTTCAGGGCacagctgctgcaggaggacgTGGATGAGTTTGTGGGCAAAAAGACGGACAAAGGCTACCGGTACCTGGAGGAGCTGCTTACCAAAGAGCTTCTGGAGCTGGACTCAATAGAGACCAATGGCCAGGAAATGATCCGACAGATGCGCAAAGAGGCTGTGATGAGGATCCAGGGTATACTGGACCAGCTGGAGAAGAAGGCCTTCTGa
- the lsm1 gene encoding U6 snRNA-associated Sm-like protein LSm1 — MNYMPGTASLIEDIDKKHLVLLRDGRTLIGILRSIDQFANLVLHQTVERIHVGKKFGDIPRGIFVVRGENVVLLGEVDLDKECDQILQRVSIEEILEEQRIEQLAKQESERLKLQAVKERGLSIPKADTLDDF, encoded by the exons ATGAATTATATGCCAGGAACTGCTAGTCTAATCGAGGATATCGATA aaAAACACCTCGTCCTACTTCGTGATGGAAGGACGTTAATAGGAATCCTCCGAAGCATAGACCAATTCG CCAATTTAGTGTTGCATCAAACTGTGGAACGCATTCATGTTGGCAAGAAGTTTGGAGATATCCCTAGAGGGATTTTTGTTGTCAGAGGAGAGAATGTTGTTCTGCTGGGTGAAGTA GACCTAGATAAAGAGTGCGACCAGATTCTCCAGCGTGTATCCATTGAGGAGATCCTGGAGGAGCAAAGGATAGAGCAACTGGCCAAACAGGAGTCAGAGAGGCTCAAACTACAAGCAGTCAAGGAGCGAGGCCTGTCTATTCCTAAAGCAGACACCTTGGACGATTTTtga